From Daucus carota subsp. sativus chromosome 6, DH1 v3.0, whole genome shotgun sequence, the proteins below share one genomic window:
- the LOC108224967 gene encoding probable xyloglucan glycosyltransferase 12, whose amino-acid sequence MSPPFSWWTEETHRGTPVVVKMENPNNWSMRELHTLSDDEVLNFSKTKNHRNKNAKQLTWVLLLKAHKAAGCLTSIAAALLTFSSAIRQRISSGRTDTKNSHTTLKLYIFLKVFAFLAALLLGFEIIACVCTLIRPFGVKGVFDLAYSSWVSIRVDYLAPPLQFLSNACVVLFIVQSVDRLVLSLGCFWIKFRNIKPVLSDGGNDLESGNGGDYFPMVLVQIPMCNEKEVYQQSIAAVCNLDWPKSNLLIQVLDDSDDPTTQLLIKEEVHKWQEEGANILYRHRVIREGYKAGNLKSAMNCSYVKEYEFVAIFDADFQPTPEFLKKTVPHFKGNEELGLVQARWSFVNKDENLLTRLQNINLAFHFEVEQQVNGTFLNFFGFNGTAGVWRIKALEESGGWLERTTVEDMDIAVRAHLHGWKFIFLNDVECQCELPESYEAYRKQQHRWHSGPMHLFRLCLPDIIRSKISIWKKFNMIFLFFLLRKLILPFYSFTLFCIILPMTMFVPEATLPAWVVCYIPATMSFLNILPAPKSFPFIVPYLLFENTMSVTKFNAMISGLFQLGSAYEWVVTKKSGRSSESDLISLVEKEPVLQRGNSMPDLDEVRAEKKKTSKRKKHNRIYTKELALAFLLLTASARSLLSAQGIHFYFLLFQGVSFLLVGLDLIGEQIA is encoded by the exons ATGTCACCTCCCTTCAGCTGGTGGACGGAAGAAACACACAGGGGAACACCAGTAGTAGTCAAAATGGAGAACCCCAACAACTGGTCCATGCGTGAACTCCACACTCTTTCAGACGACGAAGTTTTAAACTTCTCTAAAACCAAAAACCACCGCAACAAAAACGCCAAGCAACTCACTTGGGTCCTCCTCCTTAAAGCCCACAAAGCTGCTGGTTGTCTAACCTCCATCGCGGCCGCATTGCTCACTTTCTCCTCTGCTATACGCCAACGTATCTCCTCTGGTAGAACTGACACAAAAAACTCCCATACAACATTAAAACTATACATTTTCTTGAAAGTGTTTGCTTTTTTGGCTGCTTTGTTATTAGGTTTTGAGATAATTGCTTGTGTATGTACATTGATCAGGCCTTTTGGTGTTAAGGGTGTGTTTGATTTAGCTTACTCGAGTTGGGTTTCGATCAGGGTGGATTATCTTGCTCCACCTCTTCAGTTTCTTTCGAATGCTTGTGTAGTGTTGTTTATTGTTCAGAGTGTGGACAGGCTTGTTCTCtctttaggttgtttttggatTAAGTTTAGGAATATAAAGCCTGTTTTGAGTGATGGAGGCAATGATCTTGAATCTGGGAATGGAGGTGATTACTTCCCCATGGTTCTTGTTCAGATTCCTATGTGCAACGAAAAAGag GTTTATCAGCAATCTATAGCTGCAGTGTGCAATTTGGACTGGCCAAAATCGAATTTACTGATCCAAGTACTAGATGATTCGGATGATCCTACGACTCAGTTGTTGATCAAAGAGGAAGTGCACAAGTGGCAAGAGGAAGGTGCCAACATTTTGTACAGGCATAGAGTTATTAGAGAAGGGTACAAAGCAGGTAATCTCAAGTCTGCAATGAATTGCAGCTACGTTAAAGAGTATGAGTTTGTTGCTATCTTTGATGCCGATTTTCAGCCTACCCCTGAATTTCTTAAGAAGACTGTTCCCCATTTCAAG GGTAATGAGGAATTAGGTCTGGTTCAGGCGAGATGGTCATTTGTGAACAAGGATGAAAACTTGTTAACAAGATTGCAGAACATCAATCTAGCATTTCATTTTGAAGTAGAACAACAGGTTAATGGAACTTTCCTCAATTTCTTTGGATTCAATGGGACTGCTGGCGTTTGGAGAATTAAGGCGTTAGAGGAGTCTGGTGGGTGGTTAGAGAGGACGACAGTTGAAGACATGGACATTGCAGTTCGAGCTCATCTCCATGGATGGAAATTTATCTTCCTCAATGATGTAGAG TGCCAATGTGAATTGCCTGAATCATATGAAGCTTACAGAAAACAACAGCATAGATGGCATTCAGGTCCCATGCATTTGTTTCGTCTATGTTTGCCTGATATTATCAGGTCGAAG ATCAGCATATGGAAGAAATTCAACATGATCTTTCTGTTCTTCCTGTTAAGGAAACTGATACTTCCGTTTTATTCCTTCACCCTATTTTGCATTATTCTTCCCATGACGATGTTTGTACCCGAGGCTACGCTCCCAGCATGGGTTGTGTGCTATATTCCAGCTACTATGTCGTTTCTCAACATACTCCCAGCGCCAAAGTCATTCCCTTTCATTGTCCCATACCTTTTGTTCGAAAACACCATGTCAGTTACCAAGTTCAATGCCATGATATCCGGATTATTTCAACTTGGAAGTGCATATGAATGGGTTGTCACTAAGAAATCCGGTCGTTCTTCTGAGAGTGATCTCATCTCTTTAGTCGAGAAAGAGCCAGTACTTCAAAGGGGCAACTCAATGCCTGATCTAGACGAAGTAAGAGCTGAAAAGAAAAAGACCTCTAAGAGGAAGAAACACAACAGGATATACACAAAAGAATTGGCATTAGCTTTCCTTCTATTGACTGCTTCAGCTAGGAGTCTCTTGTCAGCTCAGGGGATTCATTTCTACTTCCTCCTCTTTCAGGGCGTATCTTTCTTGCTCGTGGGTCTCGATTTGATAGGGGAGCAAATCGCATGA
- the LOC108227977 gene encoding uncharacterized protein LOC108227977, translated as MGKRSSQRKNVAATLDYSDTDSVSSSSTLPSEQLLVSGVVDLQLEKDSILDQALDDLYEKRGSTREKALASIIDAFNSKIQHEFVEKKFATLLHQCLSSIKKGSAKEISLASHAIGLLALTTGPGERAQEILEESFPPIIEALKSKSDASKISALLECLTIVTFIGGEEPEETEKSMQTMWQVVHPKLGSNVVAIKPSPAVITSAVSAWSFLLTTMDGWTLNPKTWQESISYLSSLLDKDDRSIRIAAGEGLALIFEMGNLEKFSVATTGPSDSFNHDGNNAREFTHIQGLRQKILNQVKSLSVEAGGKGSAKKDLNSQRNTFRDILEFLEDGFSPETSMKIGGESLNTTSWSQLIQLNFLKHFLGGGFVKQMQDNEVLHDIFGFSPKRKLLSGTQKLSGTEKRMYKSPNSVHNKSRTQFLNKQRMLSQDRNAGHFAVADDDI; from the exons ATGGGGAAAC GTAGTTCTCAACGTAAGAATGTGGCAGCGACTTTAGATTATTCTGATACTGACAGTGTGAGTTCAAGTTCTACTTTGCCGTCAGAACAATTGCTGGTGTCTGGTGTTGTGGACTTGCAGCTTGAAAAAGATTCTATACTTGATCAGGCTTTAGATGATTTATACGAGAAAAG GGGGTCAACAAGGGAAAAAGCGTTGGCTTCAATAATAGATGCTTTCAATAGCAAAATACAGCATGAATTTGTCGAAAAGAA GTTCGCGACATTACTACATCAATGTTTGAGCTCCATTAAGAAGGGGTCTGCCAAAGAGATATCATTAGCTTCCCATGCTATTG GACTGTTAGCACTGACCACAGGTCCCGGGGAGAGAGCCCAGGAAATATTGGAAGAATCATTTCCTCCTATTATAGAAGCTCTTAAATCAAAGTCAGACGCCTCTAAGATATCAGCG TTGTTGGAGTGTTTGACCATCGTGACTTTTATTGGCGGAGAGGAGCCAGAGGAAACAGAAAAGTCAATGCAAACCATGTGGCAAGTGGTTCATCCAAAACTTGGTTCTAAT GTAGTTGCTATAAAACCTTCACCTGCTGTTATAACGTCAGCTGTCTCTGCTTGGTCGTTTCTCCTCACAACCATGGATGGTTGGACGCTTAATCCAAAAACTTGGCAAGA GTCCATATCTTATCTCTCTTCTTTACTAGACAAGGATGATAGATCTATTAGGATTGCGGCTGGTGAGGGACTTGCATTGATTTTTGAGATGGGGAACTTGGAGAAATTTTCTGTTGCAACCACTGGTCCAAGTGATAGCTTCAATCATGATGGAAACAATGCTCGTGAATTCACACATATACAAGGATTGAGGCAAAAAATCCTTAATCAAGTGAAAAGCCTCTCTGTGGAGGCAGGCGGTAAAGGTTCTGCCAAGAAAGATCTCAACAGTCAGCGTAATACTTTTCGTGATATATTAGAATTTCTAGAG GATGGTTTTAGTCCTGAAACATCGATGAAGATTGGTGGAGAATCCCTCAACACAACGTCGTGGTCTCAACTCATACAG CTTAACTTTCTGAAGCATTTTCTTGGGGGAGGATTTGTAAAGCAAATGCAG GATAATGAAGTTCTTCATGACATTTTTGGCTTCTCCCCAAAGAGAAAGCTTCTTTCTGGTACACAAAAGCTATCCGGCACGGAGAAG AGGATGTACAAGTCACCAAACTCGGTCCACAACAAGTCGAGGACTCAGTTCTTAAACAAGCAGCGGATGTTGTCTCAG GATCGAAATGCCGGTCACTTTGCAGTAGCTGATGATGACATCTAG
- the LOC108227978 gene encoding transcription factor RSL2 translates to MESVRVFQSEDFDFLNKMLVFDEEADPALQFLPGYGTPADLWPCTEANANANFAFFDESFNTNFCFSQENTNIGTYSNNYGACFPHLSQETPQFCDSNLIMSDIPESMRFCEMDRPNNTPQFFPGDHVMHDAVNLKVEMTNAELTDLGLKRKFEVPQQPEAVLNAENPKKKCRVPRDISTCKKVVQAKRNRTVAQVVSIDEDNTCNGPVAQSSSSYSSGDDSNTSQELNGGATSDSKGSVALNSGKKPRAGRGAATDPQSLYARKRREKINERLRILQNLVPNGTKVDISTMLEDAVHYVQFLQLQIKLLSSDEMWMYAPIAHKGMDMGLYQNISPTL, encoded by the exons ATGGAGTCTGTGAGAGTTTTTCAGAGTGAAGATTTTGATTTTCTGAACAAAATGTTAGTGTTCGACGAAGAAGCTGATCCGGCTTTGCAGTTCCTGCCGGGTTATGGAACTCCTGCAGATCTCTGGCCTTGTACTGAAGCCAATGCTAATGCAAATTTTGCATTTTTCGATGAAAGTTTTAACACTAATTTCTGTTTTTCTCAAGAAAACACTAATATTGGTACTTATAGTAATAACTATGGTGCATGTTTTCCCCATCTAAGCCAAGAAACTCCCCAGTTTTGTGATTCTAACCTCATCATGAGTGACATTCCTGAGTCCATGCGTTTTTGTGAAATGGACAGACCAAACAACACACCGCAATTTTTTCCCGGTGATCATGTCATGCATGATGCTGTGAACCTGAAAGTAGAGATGACAAATGCAGAGTTAACCGACTTAGGCCTTAAGAGGAAGTTTGAAGTGCCACAACAGCCTGAAGCTGTGTTAAATGCAGAGAATCCGAAGAAAAAATGCCGTGTTCCAAGAGAT ATATCAACATGCAAGAAGGTTGTGCAGGCTAAGAGGAATAGGACTGTCGCTCAAGTTGTCAGCATCGATGAAGATAACACTTGTAACGGTCCAGTTGCACAGAGTTCTAGCAGCTATAGCTCGGGAGATGATTCCAATACTTCCCAAGAGCTTAATGGCGGAGCAACCTCAGATTCTAAAGGCTCTGTAGCTCTCAATTCGGGCAAAAAGCCAAGAGCTGGTAGAGGAGCTGCAACTGATCCCCAGAGCCTCTATGCTAGA AAGAGAAGAGAGAAAATAAACGAGAGACTGAGAATCCTGCAAAACCTTGTCCctaatggaacaaaggttgacATTAGCACAATGCTCGAAGATGCTGTCCATTATGTGCAATTTTTGCAGCTTCAGATCAAG TTATTGAGCTCCGATGAAATGTGGATGTATGCACCTATTGCTCACAAGGGGATGGACATGGGTCTCTACCAGAACATTTCTCCGACCCTGTGA
- the LOC108226670 gene encoding uncharacterized protein LOC108226670, translating into MEFKCTDLKVWKQSLSEYEARLESLGNNKKKPDLVSLDDFYRKQLPTILHQRKPNSYITTSELSKLMQWKLTRGKWRPRLLDFVSSLDEESVKSSSQKAFQSLPDISKAISELSKLKGVGPATASAVLAAYAPDVAPFMSDEAMEAALGNLKDYTLKQYLLFVEKLQEKSKELSLEGELFTPSDVERAIWSSAIGVKYPSLPNDEGKEASTNKSSKRKRKQ; encoded by the exons ATGGAGTTCAAATGCACTGATTTAAAGGTATGGAAACAAAGCCTCTCTGAGTATGAAGCCCGGCTCGAATCTCTGGGCAACAACAAGAAGAAGCCTGACCTGGTCTCTCTCGATGATTTCTACCGCAAACAACTCCCTACTATTCTTCACCAGCGCAAACCTAATTCATATATCACCACTTCCGAGCTTTCTAAACTCATGCAGTGGAAACTCACTCGTGGTAAATGGAg GCCACGATTGTTGGACTTTGTGTCATCCTTGGATGAGGAATCAGTGAAATCTTCATCTCAGAAGGCTTTTCAGTCATTACCTGATATCTCCAAAGCGATATCTGAGCTTTCTAAATTGAAAGGTGTAGGTCCAGCCACTGCATCTGCTGTTCTGGCGGCCTATGCTCCTGATGTTGCGCCGTTCATGTCAGATGAG GCTATGGAGGCAGCACTTGGAAACTTGAAAGATTATACTCTGAAGCAGTATCTTCTGTTTGTGGAGAAATTACAAGAAAAATCGAAG GAACTATCTTTGGAAGGGGAATTATTTACACCATCTGATGTAGAAAGGGCTATCTGGAGTTCTGCTATCGGGGTCAAGTATCCATCTTTGCCAAATGATGAAGGAAAAGAGGCTAGCACAAACAAAAGCtcaaagaggaagaggaaaCAGTGA
- the LOC108226339 gene encoding adenine phosphoribosyltransferase 1-like encodes MFHDITTLLLDHAAFKDTIDLFVERYKDMNISVVAGVEARGFIFGPPIALAIGAKFVPLRKPNRLPGEVISEEYSLEYGTDIMEMHLGAVQAGDQALVVDDLIATGGTLCAAMKLLERVGAHVVECACVVELVELKGRDRLGEKPLFVLVSST; translated from the exons ATGTTTCATGATATTACGACATTGTTGCTTGATCACGCGGCTTTTAAAGACACTATCGATTTGTTCGTGGAGAGATACAAAGACATGAATATTTCTGTTGTTGCAG GTGTTGAAGCAAGAGGTTTTATATTCGGTCCTCCAATTGCATTGGCTATAGGGGCGAAATTTGTTCCCCTTAGAAAACCCAATCGATTGCCAG GTGAGGTTATTTCGGAGGAGTATTCCTTGGAATATGGAACAGACATAATGGAGATGCACTTGGGAGCAGTACAAGCAGGGGATCAAGCTTTAGTGGTAGATGATCTCATCGCAACTGGAGGAACTTTATGTGCTGCCATGAAACTACTCG AGCGTGTTGGGGCTCATGTAGTGGAGTGTGCTTGTGTTGTTGAATTGGTCGAGCTAAAG GGTCGGGATCGTTTAGGTGAGAAGCCACTGTTTGTGCTGGTAAGCTCAACTTGa
- the LOC108193058 gene encoding pentatricopeptide repeat-containing protein At3g57430, chloroplastic encodes MLSLTQNLSPLSSPPLQSQKQLQNPNSTLNFTKKSPSPASWIESLRSLTRSNQFQQALYTYNDMIMAGVVPNNFAFPAVLKAVTGLEDVRVGRQIQGSVVKLGYDSSSVTVANSLLNLYGKCGDAGDVYKVFDRMPERDQVSWNSMIAALCRFGEWVLALEFFRVMQVEGVEPSSFTLVSVALACSNLEKREGLVLGKQVHGFSLRVGGMKTFTNNALMKMYAKLGEVDGSRYMFELFEGRDMVSWNTMISALSQSDRFSEAMAYFKLMLHEGIKPDGVTIASILPACSHLELLDVGKRIHAFVLRNDDLVNNSYVGSALVDMYCNCRQVESGRRVFDGIVDRKLALWNAMLAGYAQKGFYKNALILFQEMMEFSGLFPCPTSMVSVLPSCVHYEAFSDREGMHGYVLKMGFGRDRYVQNALMDLYSRMGKIDISKKIFESMDVRDIVSWNTMITGYVVCGLHEAALILLHEMQHTEEENQKLDGYVERRLSCKPNSITLMTILPGCAALAALAKGKEIHAYAIRNALSSDVTVGSALVDMYAKCGCLSLARRVFDDMRVRNVITWNVMIMAYGMHGKGKQALELFNKMSLKGAVGEEVKPNEVTWIAVFSACSHSGMVNEGWNLFQRLKSDYEMEPTSDHYACVVDLLGRAGQLEEAYELVNTMPLHYDRAGAWSSLLGACRIHKNVELGEIAANSLLKLEPNVASHYVLLSNIYSSAGLWEKATEVRKKMMNMGVRKEPGCSWIEFEDEVHKFIAGDGSHPQSKQLHEFLETLSDKLKKGGYVPDTSCVLHNVNEDEKENLLCSHSERLAIAFGLLNSPPGTTIRVAKNLRVCNDCHAATKIISKVVEREIVVRDVRRFHYFKDGTCSCGDYW; translated from the coding sequence ATGTTATCTCTTACACAaaatctctctcctctctcttcaCCACCACTTCAATCTcaaaaacaacttcaaaatcccaACTCCACACTCAACTTCACCAAGAAATCTCCCTCCCCAGCATCATGGATCGAGTCTCTCCGCTCTCTAACACGTTCAAATCAGTTTCAACAAGCTCTGTACACTTATAATGATATGATAATGGCTGGTGTTGTGCCCAACAACTTCGCGTTCCCGGCTGTTTTGAAGGCTGTTACTGGGCTAGAGGATGTGAGAGTTGGGAGGCAGATTCAAGGGAGTGTTGTTAAGCTTGGGTATGATTCGAGTTCGGTGACGGTGGCTAATAGTTTGTTGAATTTGTATGGGAAGTGTGGGGACGCGGGGGATGTTTACAAGGTGTTTGATAGAATGCCTGAGAGAGATCAGGTGTCGTGGAACTCGATGATTGCGGCATTGTGTAGGTTTGGGGAATGGGTGTTGGCGTTGGAGTTTTTTAGGGTGATGCAGGTGGAGGGAGTGGAGCCGAGCTCGTTTACGTTGGTGAGTGTGGCGCTGGCGTGCTCGAATTTGGAGAAGCGGGAAGGGTTGGTACTTGGGAAGCAAGTGCATGGGTTTAGTTTGAGGGTTGGGGGAATGAAGACGTTTACGAATAATGCATTGATGAAAATGTATGCTAAGTTGGGGGAAGTTGATGGTTCTAGGTATATGTTTGAGTTGTTTGAGGGTCGTGATATGGTGTCTTGGAACACTATGATAAGTGCTTTGTCGCAAAGTGATCGGTTTTCTGAGGCGATGGCGTACTTTAAGCTTATGTTGCATGAAGGGATTAAGCCTGATGGGGTTACAATTGCAAGCATTCTTCCTGCATGCTCGCATTTGGAGTTGTTAGATGTCGGGAAAAGAATTCATGCTTTTGTGTTGAGAAATGATGATTTGGTTAATAATTCTTATGTGGGAAGTGCTTTAGTTGACATGTACTGCAATTGCCGGCAAGTTGAAAGCGGGCGCAGAGTTTTTGATGGTATTGTAGATAGAAAACTTGCTCTTTGGAATGCTATGCTTGCTGGTTATGCACAAAAGGGGTTTTACAAGAATGCTTTAATACTGTTTCAGGAAATGATGGAGTTTTCAGGACTTTTTCCATGCCCCACCTCAATGGTAAGTGTCTTGCCTTCTTGCGTGCACTATGAAGCATTTTCAGACAGGGAAGGAATGCATGGGTATGTGCTGAAGATGGGTTTCGGTAGGGACAGGTATGTCCAGAATGCACTTATGGACCTGTACTCTAGGATGGGAAAGATAGACATCTCAAAGAAAATATTTGAGAGTATGGATGTTAGAGACATTGTTTCTTGGAATACAATGATCACTGGTTACGTAGTTTGTGGACTCCATGAAGCGGCATTAATTTTACTTCATGAAATGCAACACACAGAAGAAGAAAATCAGAAACTTGATGGTTATGTTGAAAGAAGATTATCCTGTAAACCTAATTCTATTACTCTCATGACTATCCTTCCTGGTTGTGCTGCTTTAGCTGCACTGGCAAAAGGAAAGGAAATCCATGCTTATGCAATAAGAAATGCGCTGAGTTCAGATGTCACAGTAGGAAGCGCTTTGGTAGACATGTATGCTAAATGTGGTTGCCTGAGTTTAGCTAGAAGAGTTTTCGACGACATGAGAGTTAGAAATGTGATCACATGGAATGTTATGATTATGGCTTATGGGATGCACGGAAAGGGAAAGCAAGCTTTAgaactttttaataaaatgtcTCTCAAAGGCGCTGTGGGTGAGGAAGTAAAGCCTAACGAGGTTACGTGGATAGCGGTATTTTCAGCATGTAGTCACTCTGGAATGGTAAATGAAGGCTGGAATCTGTTTCAGAGATTGAAATCGGACTATGAAATGGAACCCACATCCGATCATTATGCTTGTGTTGTTGATTTGCTTGGCCGAGCAGGTCAATTGGAGGAAGCTTATGAACTTGTCAACACAATGCCTCTTCATTACGACAGAGCAGGTGCATGGAGCAGTCTGCTTGGTGCTTGCCGGATTCACAAAAATGTAGAACTTGGAGAAATTGCAGCCAATAGTCTCCTTAAATTGGAGCCAAATGTGGCTAGTCACTATGTTCTACTCTCTAATATCTACTCATCTGCCGGTCTCTGGGAGAAAGCAACGGAGGTGAGAAAGAAGATGATGAACATGGGAGTAAGAAAAGAACCTGGGTGCAGCTGGATTGAGTTTGAGGATGAGGTACATAAGTTCATTGCTGGGGATGGATCACATCCTCAAAGCAAGCAGCTCCATGAGTTCCTTGAAACCTTGTCAGATAAATTGAAAAAGGGAGGTTACGTGCCTGATACTTCTTGTGTTCTTCACAATGTTAATGAGGACGAAAAGGAGAATTTATTATGCAGCCATAGCGAGAGACTAGCGATAGCCTTTGGTCTTCTCAACAGTCCTCCTGGAACCACCATTAGAGTTGCAAAGAACCTGAGGGTTTGTAATGATTGCCATGCTGCTACTAAGATTATCTCAAAAGTAGTTGAGAGGGAGATTGTTGTACGAGATGTTAGGCGATTTCACTATTTCAAAGATGGAACTTGTTCGTGTGGGGATTATTGGTGA